The following proteins are encoded in a genomic region of Mahella australiensis 50-1 BON:
- a CDS encoding FtsX-like permease family protein produces the protein MSKSLYARLAVNNIKKNTQAYIPYILTCIGIIAMFYNMAFLTAAKDLGSISDSSTIRNILSFGQIIIGIFSVIFLFYTNSFLIKRRKKEFGLFNILGMEKKHIAGIMFYETFFIALISLGIGIGAGILFSKLIILLLFKIISFKATFGFEVPLTAVSTTAMLFIAIFAVNLIYNVYQVHLSKPIELLKGGDVGEKEPKTKWLTAIIGALCLSLGYYIALTIEAPLNALNIFFIAVVLVIIGTYCLFTAGSIAVLKMLRKNKRYYYKPEHFVSVSGMIYRMKQNAVGLANICILSTAVIVMLAITFSTYIGMEDILRTRFPRNIILTMGGVSEEQVTALDDIIEKQTAAAGVIPKNVVRSRFVDFYTIQNGAAFTAEQTINYYANNRAVIYFVLLDDYNEMEGKSVSLKSDEALLYVVRGNIPADTVSFNGFKLSVKERLTSFDAADTIGEKLIDSYFIVVDSMDTINRVYDSMNGNGTGTPGFSYYYSFDVAGGKSVQSALTASLSKAIKDAGIDIYAECVEDAKDGFYATYGGLFFLGLFLGILFIAATVLIIYYKQIAEGYDDKKRFEIMQKVGMSRDEIKKSIRSQVLSVFFLPLITAAIHVAFAFKIMTKLLFVLNLTNIALFAVCTAVIIIIFAAFYITVYTLTARTYYKIVS, from the coding sequence GTGAGTAAATCCTTGTATGCCAGGCTGGCTGTGAACAACATCAAAAAGAACACTCAGGCTTATATCCCTTATATATTGACCTGCATCGGGATAATCGCCATGTTCTACAATATGGCCTTTTTGACAGCGGCAAAGGACCTGGGCAGCATAAGCGACAGCAGTACGATAAGAAATATATTGTCTTTTGGGCAGATAATAATCGGTATCTTTTCGGTCATATTTTTATTTTACACCAACAGTTTCTTGATAAAGCGGCGCAAAAAGGAATTCGGCCTTTTTAACATTTTGGGCATGGAGAAAAAGCATATAGCCGGGATCATGTTTTACGAAACCTTTTTTATCGCCCTTATAAGCCTTGGCATCGGCATCGGGGCAGGGATACTTTTCAGCAAGCTGATCATTTTATTGCTTTTTAAGATAATATCCTTTAAGGCCACCTTTGGTTTTGAGGTCCCGCTAACGGCTGTTTCCACCACAGCGATGCTTTTTATTGCAATCTTTGCCGTGAACCTCATATATAACGTTTACCAGGTGCATCTGTCAAAGCCCATCGAGCTGCTCAAAGGTGGCGATGTCGGTGAAAAAGAGCCCAAGACGAAATGGCTCACAGCCATAATCGGAGCGTTATGCCTCAGCCTGGGATATTATATCGCTCTGACCATAGAAGCACCCTTGAATGCTTTGAACATCTTTTTCATAGCCGTAGTGCTGGTTATAATCGGTACCTACTGCCTATTTACCGCCGGAAGCATAGCAGTCTTGAAGATGTTACGCAAAAACAAGCGATATTATTATAAGCCGGAGCATTTCGTTTCGGTTTCGGGCATGATCTATCGCATGAAACAAAATGCCGTCGGTCTGGCTAATATTTGCATATTGTCCACCGCGGTGATCGTCATGCTGGCCATCACATTTTCCACGTATATAGGAATGGAGGATATACTGCGCACGCGCTTCCCAAGGAATATTATTCTCACAATGGGCGGTGTTTCGGAAGAACAGGTGACCGCGCTGGACGACATTATCGAGAAACAGACGGCGGCAGCCGGTGTTATCCCTAAGAATGTGGTTCGCAGCCGTTTTGTGGATTTCTACACAATCCAAAACGGCGCAGCTTTTACCGCAGAGCAAACGATTAATTATTATGCCAATAATAGAGCTGTCATATATTTTGTTCTGCTCGATGATTATAATGAAATGGAAGGCAAATCGGTTTCATTAAAAAGCGATGAAGCGCTGCTCTATGTTGTGCGCGGCAATATACCGGCTGATACTGTAAGCTTTAACGGTTTTAAGCTTTCGGTTAAAGAGCGCCTGACATCTTTCGATGCGGCAGACACAATAGGTGAAAAGCTTATCGACAGCTATTTCATAGTGGTCGACAGCATGGATACCATAAATCGCGTTTACGATTCCATGAACGGCAATGGTACGGGTACTCCAGGATTCTCGTATTATTACAGCTTCGATGTTGCCGGCGGTAAAAGCGTTCAATCCGCCCTAACAGCATCGTTAAGTAAAGCCATAAAAGATGCCGGCATAGACATTTATGCCGAATGTGTCGAAGACGCTAAGGATGGCTTTTATGCCACTTACGGTGGTTTATTCTTTCTCGGCCTATTCCTCGGCATACTGTTTATAGCGGCGACAGTGCTTATAATCTACTATAAGCAGATAGCCGAGGGCTACGACGATAAAAAGCGTTTCGAGATTATGCAGAAGGTGGGCATGAGCCGCGATGAGATCAAGAAATCCATCCGCAGCCAGGTATTAAGCGTATTTTTCCTGCCGCTCATTACAGCGGCCATCCATGTGGCCTTCGCATTCAAGATCATGACAAAACTGCTTTTCGTGCTCAACCTCACCAACATTGCGTTGTTTGCCGTGTGTACAGCCGTGATCATCATCATCTTCGCTGCCTTTTATATTACCGTATACACCTTGACCGCAAGAACATATTATAAGATCGTGAGTTAA